CGCCGTGGGATAAGTCCTGGGCCGAACTCGGTTTGGCGATCGCCTTGACCAAACACGGCGATCCCGCCGAGGCGTTGGCCGTAGGACGGTCCTCGCTGGCCTATCAACTCGCCGCCGGCGACGCGTATGTCGGGTGGATGGTGGTGGAGATGCGGGCCTGGTCGTTGGCGCGTCTGATCACCGATGCGGTCGCGGCCGGAAACCCCGACCACACCAGGTTGGTCGCCGTGGCCACCGAAATCGCCCACCTGACCGGTGGAGTGAAAACCCTCCGAGCCAGACTCGGCATCAACCTCGCACAGATGAGGCCATATGCCGAGGAGTCCGATAAAGCTGTCGCTGTCGCCCGCCGGCTGCTCGGATCCGATGCCTACGCCGCAGCCGAAACCCGAGGCTCGCGTCTGCGTCCGGAGCACAACGAAGTGCAGCGGCTGGCCCTGGGTACGCTGAGCGTCGACACCCCACCGGTGAAGGCCACCACATCACACTGGCACGGGCTGACACCTGCCGAACAGCAAGTCGCCATCCTCGCTACGGCCGGATGGACCAACCCCGAGATCGCCGCCCGCCGCGGAAAATCGGCCAGAACCATCGACGCCCAAATGGCCGCAATCCGCCGCAAACTGGCCATCTCCTCACGCGAGGAGATCATCGAACACATCCCCAAAGACACCATCGACCAAGTCCGCACCGAAACCATCCGACGACCCCACCGAAACGGCTGGAAACCACCACCACCGCACCCACCACCACCACCACCACCACCACGATAGGACCGACCCCACCACGACCCGCTGCCCAGCTGGGTCCAGCGCTGATCCTTCCGCTGCGGGCGGGACGCTCAGTTCTCGGTGTGCTCATCACCGTTCGGCCCGCCGACGCGACGCTCCTCGCCGCCCCTGCCGATTCAATGATGGCCGAGATCGCCGGCTGGCTCCCCAGCCTCGTTCCTGAAATTCCCGGCCCCGATCCGGAAACTCGTCTACACCGCGAATGCGATAGTAAGCCTAAACTCTCGGTTCCGGCATGCCACTCGTCAGCGTGGTCACTTCCCGAACAAGCAAGCCGCACTCAAGATACTCTACCCCGTCATACGGAATTCGTTGAAAAATCGGCAGAACATCACTGGAAAGATCGCCGGAAGAATATACTGAACACGCGCGCACCTTTCTACGGTGAACGGGTAACTGGAAAATAGGTGGAATGGTCATCGTTTCGCCCACAAAAATTCTGACACTCTCACTATTGACCCACGCTGCCGGCAGACATCGACCCCTGTCCAGACGAGCGGACTCCCGACGCGGCTCGGCGCCGAGCACAATGATACAACTGTCGTGTCAGTGCATAGTCCCCGCCGGACACAAAAAACACGCTCCGGTGCAGCTTCTTTGTTGCTTCGAGTGGGCGTTTTGCAATTAAATCGTCGTCCCACCTGGAGCACGCTCGGAGGAGCCGTGCGAATCTGTGGAACGCGTCGCAGGCATTTCGGAATTCATGCCGATATTCCTTCGGCGGGTTCCGGCATTCGCGGCAGAAGCGCCTGCTTCGCTGCCAACGATGCTATCAGCTCCTGATTCTTACAATCCACTGCGGCTGCGGCGGCCTGAACGACTTCGGTCACGGTCTTTGCCAGTTCATCGGCGGTAAATACTTGGCTGATATCGGAAGCGAAACGGGTCTCGATCACCATACCGTTTGTGTTGACAGTCACCCTGACCCGCTTGTCGCGCGACAAGGCTGTCGCAGTCAGAAGGACGCGCTGCCGCTGCGTCTCTTCGATAATGCGTATCTGTTCCTGGATCTGCGTCAGCGTGTCAGGGTGGCCGACCCTGTCGCGTTCGCTGCTCATTTCCACCTCCTCGCGCTGATTTTTGTGCCCGACTCCCGACAAACGATCACGGGCTGACGCCAACGTAACTCGTGCGGAAGTCCCCCGGGGATGGGACCTCCTTCTCGTGCCCGATGAAGGCCTAACCCTGCTCGAATATGATCGATATCTCGGCTTCGAAGATATCCGGGTCGGTGTAGAGGCTTCCGTGCACCCGATCGGCCAGTATCAATTTGTCGATATCTTTTGCGGTCAACGTCTTCGCTGTCACGATTCCTCGATACCTGGTCGTTGCTGCGGGGACATTCGGCCCTACTGGGAATGGCTTCGAACATTCCAACCCTCCGTTTTCGGTAGCTGACGATAGTCTTTGTGCCATAACCATTCGGCGCGGAACTTTGCCCACTGCACAGTTGCGCGTTTGGTGCCGTGCGGGGGAACGAGCAGAGTGGCCGGGAGATCGGCGAGACGACCGAGTCGCGACAGCTGTTCGAGTTGGTGGTGGCCGCCGGTCCGGGCCAAGGTTGCCAATCCGAGTCCGATCGTGCCGCGCAGCAGCGGGTGGGCGATTCGCGTTGCGATACTTGCTCGATTCGGCCGCTCCACGACGAGCGAGGACACGTCGGGTCGTGGGCGGGGCCACGCGGCCGTCGTGGTCATCGCTGTTCTCCGGGCGATCCGGTCAGCGTCGCCCCGACAACTCGCTGGGAGGTCGGGTGTCGAGCGCCATGTCAACTGTGCGCTGGACAGTGCACCGAACGGTACGGCCCGATGGTGCAGGTCGATAGTCGAGATAACCGACCGGAAGCGCTGCAGCAGCTGATGAGCCGATGAAAGACCACACCGGCCCGGCAGAATTCGGAAATCTGGCACCCTTTTCCCAACCTTCCGGCCCTGAAACCGCTCAACCCGACAAATGACAAGCCTCAGGCAATCGGAAGGTGCTACACATCGGCCCATGCTCAGGGGCCACCTACAACGACTACCTACAAGCAGCCCCGAGCCTTATTGAGCCGAAACTATGTCATTTCCTCCAGGGTCGTGTAGCGGACGTGTGGGGCGTGGAAGTAGCCGCGCACGATGTCGGGTTGCCGCTGGCGGCGGTGCGGGAACCGGCGGGTTTCGCGGGCGAGGTCGTTGCGGGAGCGGGCGCGGGCGGGGTGGACGTGTCGTTTGATGTCGGCGTTGAGGATCTCGTCGGGGTTGAGCTCGGGACTGTAGCCGGGCATCAGGTGCAGCTCGATGCGGTGGGCGTTGGCGGCCAGCCATGCGGTCACCGCCTTGCTGCGATGCACCGGGTGCCGGTCGGCAATGACATGGACCTTGCGGCCGGCCTGGCGGGCGAGCCGGTCGAGAAAGGTGATGAACACCTTCGCGGTGAAGCGGCCGGTGAACACCGAGAACCACAGTGCGCCACGAAAAGCGATGGCGGACATGATGTTGACGCGCAGGCGTTTGCCGTTCACATGCACCACCGGTGTGCTGCCCTTCGGCGCCCAGCTACGCCCTGGAGGGGCGGTGTCGCTGCGCAGCCCGCACTGATCGGTCCAGGCCACCACCGCGTTCTCGCTGCGGACGCGAGCGACGATGGCGGGGTACTCGGTATCCAGCCAGGCCCGCACCTTATCGGGTTTCTGCTGGTAGGCCCGCCGCGCCGGGCGTTGCGGAGTGAACCCGTGGCGGCGCAGCCATTTGCCCACACCCTGCTCGGTCATGACGACCCCGACGACCATGCGGATCAGCTCGGCGACCAGGGCGCGGGTCCACAACGGGCCGCCGATCAACAACTCCTCGGGGGTGTAGTCGGCCATCGCGGCGAACAACACCGCCCGGTCCTCGGCGCTGATCAGCTCGTCTCGGCCGGTACGAGATTTCACCGGCGCGGCAAGCGCTTCCCGACCCCCAGCCTGGTACCTACGCCACCACGTACCCACCGAACGCCGCGAGACACCGAACACCTCGGCAGCCTCGCCGTAGCTGCGTACCCGTTCCGACTCCAGCGCGGCCACCACCCGCAGCCGCACCACCTCCTGCGCAGCGGGTGACAACCGCCGCAGGTCCTGATCACTCACGCATCCTCAACGAGCAAGGCAATCAAGAAGTTTCAGTTCAATAAAAGAGCCTTCGGTAACTCAGTGAGTCGTTCCGGTCGGATTGTGCTGTGGTGTAGGACAGTCGCTATGTGCCGAAGGGGATGCTACCGTCGGGTGGGCGAGAGAGGGTCCGAAAGGGCGAGCGCACCAATGCCGTCGGGATTTCGACGTGTCGCGGAAGCGTCGTATGCGAGCGTTAGAGATGTTCGAGGCGGGCAGACGGCAGGTGACATGGTCGCCGAGAATCGGCAGCTGCGTAAGAAGGTTGCCGAGCTCGAGCGGGTCAACGCGGTGTTGCGTTCTGCGAGTGCGTATTCGCCTCGGAGCTCGACCAGGTCCGGAGGTGATCATGCGGTTTGTCAAGGAGCATCCGCAGCAGCCGGTCGAGCTCGTACTACGGGTGCTAGGCATCGCGTCCTCGACCTATTACGGGTGGGTCGAGCGGGCGAGGAATCCGTCGTCGCGGCGATTGCAGGATGAACAGTTGCTGGCTGAGATCATCGATATCCACACCAGTTCCGGCGGGATCTACGGGTCGCCGAGGGTGCATGCGCCGTGGATCGTGGATGACCAGTTGTGGGCAGTGATCGAACCGCTACTGCCGGTCCGCGAGCCTGGGAAACCCGGTCCGGCGCGGATGGACGACCGACTGCCGTTGCAGGTCATCCTGTTCGTGCTGTTCACCGGGATCGGGTGGGAGGACTTGCCCCAGGAGTTGGGTTTCAGGTCCGGGATGACCTGCTGGCGCAGGGTGCGGGACTGGCAGAAGGCTGGGGTGTTCGAGGCCGTGCACGAGTCGATGCTGGCTCACTGTCACGCTGCCGGGTTGATCGATTTCGACCGGGTCATCCCCGACGGCTCGCATGTGCGGGCGATTAGGGGCGCCGACACCGGCCCGAGTGCGGTCGACCGCCGCAAGACCGGCTCGAAACAGCACATCCTGCCCTGCGGCAACGGATTACCACTCGCGATCACACTGTCTGCGGCCAACGTCAACGACCAGCTGGTACTGCCCGAACTACTCGACAAGGTCAGGCCACTGCGCGGACCGCCGGGTCGGCCACGCCGCCGGATCACCACCTTGATCGCGGACAAGGGCTACGACTATCCCCGCGTCCACAACGAACTGCGGCAACGAGGCATCACGGCTACATCCCGCGCCGCGGCACCCGCGACAAAGTCTCGGGGCGATGGGTCGTCGAACAATCCCTTGCCCTGCTCCACCAATACCGGCGCCTGGCCACCCGCTGGGAACGCCGCACCGATATCCACCACGGATTCCTCAATCTCGCAGCCGCCCTCATCTGCTGGCGACGACTCCGGTTACGGCTCGGTGTGGCGAAATTGCCGAAGATCGGGTTTCATGGATACGGGAGGATCAGCAGGCTGGGACGAGAAGCGAGATCCTTATGCCTGCCCGGCCACCGATCAACAACAGCATTCAGCCCGACACACTTGTCGGTTTCAGTGGCTTGTTCACCTCGAACCGCAAACCGTCACAGTTCGACAGCGTTCCCCTACGGTTT
The DNA window shown above is from Nocardia sp. NBC_01730 and carries:
- a CDS encoding YbaB/EbfC family nucleoid-associated protein, with the translated sequence MSSERDRVGHPDTLTQIQEQIRIIEETQRQRVLLTATALSRDKRVRVTVNTNGMVIETRFASDISQVFTADELAKTVTEVVQAAAAAVDCKNQELIASLAAKQALLPRMPEPAEGISA
- a CDS encoding IS630 family transposase, whose product is MSDQDLRRLSPAAQEVVRLRVVAALESERVRSYGEAAEVFGVSRRSVGTWWRRYQAGGREALAAPVKSRTGRDELISAEDRAVLFAAMADYTPEELLIGGPLWTRALVAELIRMVVGVVMTEQGVGKWLRRHGFTPQRPARRAYQQKPDKVRAWLDTEYPAIVARVRSENAVVAWTDQCGLRSDTAPPGRSWAPKGSTPVVHVNGKRLRVNIMSAIAFRGALWFSVFTGRFTAKVFITFLDRLARQAGRKVHVIADRHPVHRSKAVTAWLAANAHRIELHLMPGYSPELNPDEILNADIKRHVHPARARSRNDLARETRRFPHRRQRQPDIVRGYFHAPHVRYTTLEEMT